A section of the Amblyomma americanum isolate KBUSLIRL-KWMA chromosome 2, ASM5285725v1, whole genome shotgun sequence genome encodes:
- the LOC144119667 gene encoding solute carrier family 22 member 7-like, whose protein sequence is MAVTPPSPGLSRLTRSGSWVDVVMVELGAPAEDGLHAVMGHGLFQHRLLLHASLSLAVLLCHALAFRLIARDVDHWCRPPRDVASFPTAAAWKNAAIPVVGPDGAFSRCTMYDPPVQVHPHTKRLIVPCDEWEYDEEHGRESIVAEWNLVCDRAWLLHLATVLYTCGALMVAPLSGFLADRHGRATLIMLSTGVLAISSFGSAFSRSFLFFVVVRFFVSAASGTLQVMSFVLLYEFTFQSRRILYSLLAMLLGPLAVPCVYQLLELARLGWVAVQVVFMAPTVLLALSCYYVKESPSWLLVTWEMHRAEAVTLHVAGVNGIPMDTAKHLFKRVKSNIKKREDAPPPSPALTLTPPSSPGLVLLLTESAFRRRALPTLFCWFAVTFSFYSTVLHGAAADSRTPWESAACVAMAVPFCASYYYFITRHGLRHTLTVLLALLGWVTALLALSTSKGHVTLKAIISAAVKCGSILALSTTYVYAAEIFPTVPRCLGVSASYSCGLLGSLLSTFLLQASGPAVSPDTPLAVLVAMATLLFLCCVALQALPEIRVETDPGPPEPMDEAGRKRALQESLGQSWSPGARSFDLDTTDTSSHSKGKRRSKVHSNVTSMASSPGSPSTSSPVDKSPRPDSSWSPASPSSLRGSLTTPVDSRSGSSPDQRQ, encoded by the exons ATGGCGGTCACCCCGCCCTCGCCGGGCCTGTCTCGGCTGACCCGCAGCGGCAGCTGGGTGGACGTGGTCATGGTCGAGCTGGGCGCCCCCGCCGAGGACGGCCTGCACGCGGTGATGGGCCACGGCCTGTTCCAGCACCGGCTGCTGCTGCACGCCTCGCTGTCCCTGGCTGTGCTGCTGTGCCACGCGCTCGCCTTCCGGCTGATCGCGCGCGACGTGGACCACTGGTGCCGGCCGCCGAGGGACGTGGCCTCGTTCCCCACCGCGGCCGCCTGGAAGAACGCGGCCATCCCCGTCGTCGGGCCGGACGGCGCGTTCAGCCGCTGCACCATGTACGACCCACCCGTGCAG GTTCACCCACACACGAAGCGACTGATCGTGCCCTGCGACGAGTGGGAGTACGACGAGGAACACGGCCGAGAGAGCATCGTGGCCGAGTGGAACCTGGTGTGCGACCGTGCCTGGCTTCTGCACCTGGCCACGGTGCTCTACACCTGCGGCGCGCTGATGGTGGCGCCCCTGAGCGGCTTCCTCGCCGACCGGCACGGACGAGCGACGCTCATCATGCTGTCCACCGGCGTGCTCGCGATCTCCAGCTTCGGCAGCGCTTTCTCACGCTCCTTCCTATTCTTCGTCGTGGTCCGCTTCTTCGTGTCCGCGGCCAGCGGCACGCTTCAGGTGATGAGCTTCGTGCTGCTCTACGAGTTCACCTTCCAAAGCCGCCGCATCCTCTACTCGCTGCTTGCCATGCTCCTGGGACCTCTCGCCGTGCCCTGCGTGTACCAACTGctcgagctggcgaggctgggcTGGGTAGCGGTGCAGGTCGTCTTCATGGCACCAACCGTGCTGCTCGCGCTCTCCTGCTACTACGTCAAGGAGTCGCCCTCCTGGCTCCTCGTCACCTGGGAGATGCACCGGGCGGAGGCGGTCACTCTGCACGTCGCTGGCGTCAACGGCATACCCATGGACACCGCGAAGCACCTCTTCAAGCGGGTCAAGAGCAACATCAAGAAGCGCGAGGACGcaccaccaccgtcgccagcgctAACTCTGACGCCGCCATCCTCCCCCGGTCTCGTCCTGCTGCTCACGGAGAGCGCGTTTCGGAGACGGGCGCTACCGACTCTGTTCTGCTGGTTCGCCGTCACCTTCTCCTTCTACAGCACCGTGTTGCACGGCGCGGCTGCCGACTCCAGGACGCCCTGGGAAAGCGCGGCGTGCGTGGCCATGGCGGTTCCCTTCTGCGCGTCCTACTACTACTTCATCACGAGGCATGGGTTGCGCCACACCCTGACGGTGCTGCTCGCGCTGCTGGGCTGGGTGACGGCGTTGCTTGCTCTGTCTACGAGCAAAGGACACGTGACCCTCAAAGCCATCATCTCCGCGGCGGTCAAGTGCGGCTCCATCCTGGCCCTCAGCACCACTTACGTCTACGCGGCAGAGATCTTCCCGACCGTGCCACGTTGCCTGGGCGTGAGCGCGTCTTACTCCTGCGGGCTCCTGGGCAGCCTCTTGTCTACCTTCCTGCTCCAGGCATCCGGTCCTGCTGTTAGCCCGGATACGCCGCTCGCCGTGCTGGTTGCCATGGCGACGCTGCTGTTCCTCTGCTGCGTGGCGTTGCAGGCGTTGCCCGAGATTCGGGTCGAAACGGATCCTGGGCCCCCCGAGCCTATGGACGAGGCGGGGCGCAAGAGAGCCTTGCAGGAGTCCCTGGGCCAGAGCTGGTCACCAGGCGCCCGTTCTTTCGATCTCGACACTACGGACACCTCTTCCCATTCCAAGGGAAAGCGGAGGTCAAAGGTTCACTCGAACGTGACGTCGATGGCCAGTTCGCCTGGTTCGCCTTCCACTAGTAGCCCAGTGGACAAATCGCCCAGGCCGGACTCGTCCTGGTCTCCTGCCTCACCGAGCTCACTAAGAGGAAGCCTGACGACCCCAGTAGACTCGAGGAGCGGAAGTTCGCCTGACCAAAGGCAATGA